The Thermobifida halotolerans sequence AAGCGGAAGGGGGGAGCACCCGTGAAAACGACAGGGAGTACCTGTCGGATTCGCTCTACGCCCAGTTGAGTGCCAGCGCTTTCCCTTTCCCGGTTCATGCCGGCCGCCGGGCCGCTGTGAACCGCGGCGAGTAGTAGTCGCTCTGCACGGGTTCGACGCGGATGGTCTGTCCGGTGGAGGGGGCGTTGACCATCTGGCCGTCGCCGACGTACATGGTGACGTGGCTGGGTGAGGGGCCCGACCCGGTGTCGTAGAACAGCAGGTCACCGGGCTGCAGTTCGTCCAACCCGACCGGGATGCCGATTCTGACCTGGTCGGTGGTGACGCGGGGGATGCTGACGCCGGCAGCGGCCCATGCGGCCTGGGTGAGTCCCGAGCAGTCGAAGCCGTGCGGGCCGGTGCCGCCCCAGACGTAGGGCTTGCCGACCTGCCGCAGCGCCCACGCCGCGGCGGCCTGCCCGGCTTCGCTTCCCCCTCCTGCCCCCGGGTTGAGGGGGGTGCGGGTGTCGAAGCGGTCGACGGCGGCGAGCACGTCGGCGACGTAGGCGTGGCTGCGGTTGTAGCGGAACAGGGCGTCGGCGAGCTGGCCGCGGTCGGTGAAGTCGACACCGGCGCCGCCCGCGCTGAGGCAGAGCTCGCGGGCGCTGGCGAGCGCGGAGTCGTAGACGTTGTGCGGGTCCGCACTACCGTCGCCGTTGCCGTCGGCGCCGTAGGCGGGCCAGCCCGAGGGCAGGTGCTGGTTGGGTCCCACGGCGCGGTCGTACTCGGTGTCGCCGTCCCACCTGCCGTTGTCGGTGTCGTAGTGGGGGGTGAGGTTGCCGCCTGCGCCGGAGCCGTCCAGTCGGGGGCCGATCATGGGCGGGCGCACACTGGTGACCAGCAGACGCTGCGCCACCAGTCCGGCCAGCATTCCGTTGATCACGGAGTCCGGCCTCTCTGGGAAGTCGGATGCCAGTTTGTCGGCCAGATCGCCCAGGCGGACCGGGGTCTGAACGGCTTGGAAGACCGTGTGGACCGCTTCGGTATAGCGGACCGACACCTCCACCGGCTCAGCCCCGCGTACCGCACCGCTCTGCTGATGGCAGCCCACGACCAGCCGCCCGTCCCGGACGAACGCGAGGTTGTTGCGCACTACCAGCAGTCGGCGGCTCAATTCGGGGATGGCCTCCAGACGTGTGACCACTCCGTCGAGCCATGCGGAGTCGACCCGTGCGACAGCGCGATGCTCTTCACCGAAGCGCACCGCAGGCGCAGAGCCGAACCGGGCCGGCGCCACACCGGAGAACAAGCCGAACGGCGTCGCCCGACTCTCCGTCCGCAGCAGGTACCGGGCCAGCGACAGCACCGCGCGGCGGACCTCGCGCCTACGCACCCGGCGGCCCTCGCACACCTCGTGGACTCGACGAGCCAGGTCCGGGCTGGCGACTTCGACGCCCGCCGCGAATCTGTCGGACGCCCACACCTGCCGCAGCCAGTCCACCCAGGACGCCAGGTGCTCCTCCGTGTCGTCGGTCAGGTCCGGCCACAGTGGCACGCTTCCAGGGCGGCAGGCTGCTGCCCGTACCACGGCCGCGTCCACGAACCTGTACAACTCCGGCTCCTCAAGGGTTGGGTACTCGCGTGGTGGTGGAGGCATGCCTCCACCACCACGGGGATCGGATGCGTGTCGGGGCCAGAGCGGTCAGCAGCCGCTCTGGGCCGGGCAGGCGCTTTCGCAGGTGGTTCCGCATCCGTCGTCGGTGAGCCGCATCAGGTCGCTGATGACGGGGCCGGACTCGACGATGCTGATGTCGAGGTCGAACTGGGGGTCTTCCACACCGATCACGGTCTGAGGCGTCTGGATAGTCACGTACTCCTCCTCGTAGTGGCGTTGTCCGAATATTCAGGGGTTTCCGGCCCGGCTGCCCTGCTTCAGGGCCAGGAGATGACGATGCGGGTGTGGTTTTTGTCGATGATCCTTCCGGCGGGGAGTTCGGCGTCGGGGGTGGCTGCGGGAAACACCTCGATGCGCGCCCCCGACCCCCCGCGGTGGTCGCGGTCCCAGGTCCGGATGTGGTCGATGTACTCCTCGGCGAGGCGTTCGGCTTCGGGGCCGTGCGCGTACGCGCCGAACTCGAACCTGGTGCGGCTCTCGTTGACCGGGCGCGCCGAGGCCCGGTAGGCGAAACTGTTCCCCGCCACGATCGCTTTGCCTCCGTACAGCGCGGACCTGCTGGCCAGTCCGCTGTCGACCGCTTCTTTCGTGGCTTTGACCAGGCCGAAGCCGTCGACTGCGGTGGCGATCCACAGGTCCAGGCCGTGCAGCGGCTCGCCGTCACCGAACTCCATGCCTCCCCAGCGCTCGGTTCGCGGTCCGAGCAGGGCCTTGCGCAGACCGGCGGCGTCAACGGGCTGGCCGGTGTCGATCAGCAGGCTGACCCTGCCCTCATCCAGCGCGACCACCTGCTCGCTGTGGGCGCCGGCTCCCTGCATCGGCACGAAGGCGCAGAGCCGGTAGTCCCGGCTCACCAGGCGGTCGCCTTCGCGCTCGAAGGCCACCGAGCGCGTCAGCCCGCGCATCCGCAGCGGAACAACGATCCTCCCGGCCTCGGCGAGCTGCCCGGTCCAGGCGGGCGGGATGTCCCACGCGCCCGCAGTGACAATGATCCGGTCGAACGGGGCGTGCTCTGGCACGCCGTAGGCGGCGTCGCCCAGCACCACGTCGACCCGCCCGTATCCGGCGGCGTCGAGATAGCGTCGGGCGCGGTCGGCGATCTCCGGATCGATGTCGGCAGAGACCACTTTCCCGGTCCGGCCGACCAGTTCGGCGATCAGTGCCGCATTGTAGCCGCCGGAGCCGATCTCCAGTACCCGCATGCCCGGTTCGATCCGGGCCTGTTCCAGCATCGCGGCCTGGATCTCCGACGCGGACACCACGCTGGTGGCCGCACCGGACCCGTTCTGCTTCCGGTGCAGGGTGGTCATGGTGGCATAGGCCCGCTCCAGCGGCTCGCCCGGGGCGAACAGGTGCCGCGGCACCGTGCTGAAAGCAGCGGCCACCGAACCGCTGCGGACCGCTCCCAGATCGCGCAGCTCACCCACCATCTTCTCGCGCAACTCCTCAGCGCGATCGGTCTCGCCGGTAGTCCTGGTGTTCGTGTCTTGACGTTCGCTCACTTGGTGGTTCTTCCACGTTCTGGGGCCGATGGGAGAAGCCCACCGACTGGGAATGCACGAGGAATCTGGTCTTCGTGGAATCGGATTCTCTCTCCTCGCCTGCGCTTCCACCGAAGTGGTACGCGGGGAGGCGACGTGGAAACAAGTCTCGATGCACGGGCCACGGAGATCTATGCCGAGCTGTCATAAAGTTCGGCATACTCCCCACGGAGCCAAAGAAGAATCACCATTCCACACCACTTGACCGATTTGCCGCTTTCCGGCCCTCGAAGAATTCCCGGTGGAGGCGGCAGAGCCTGTGGAGGCACGTCCTCAGCAGAAATGAGAGACGCCGGAAGGATCCTCAGTCACCGTGGAAGGCCGCGACAGCACCGGGGTCCTCCCGTGCTTCCGCCTCGATAGCGAGCTGGCTGCCGAGCACCGGCGCAGCAGAAAGGCCCGTACCGGTGAGGAGATCGGTGTGAAAGGCTCTGCCAGGACGTGTGTCCGGCATTCAGGGCACTGCGCGGTGAAGATCCGGGGCAGGACCGGAAAGCAGACGGGCGACCGCTGCGGCAACGGCATCGCCCCCGCTCGCGCAGCAAGGCCGCGCATTGTGGTCGCCCGATACGGCTCTTGGGGCCGCCTTCGGGTGGACGACTCCGCTGGTCGCCGTCACCACGGCTGGGCGGCAGAGTCTCCTTGAAGGGCTTCCCGGTCTTCCCACCGTGGTTCAGTTCTGGCCGGTTCGGGTGGCGGGGAGGTAGAGCAGCGCGTTCATGGTGGTGCCGGAGACGAGTTCGCGTCGGGCGACCAGGTCGGGCACGCGGGCCAGCGGTACCCAGTCGACGCGTTCGGCTTCCCAGTCCTCCGCGGGATCTCCGATGTGCTCGGCGCTCTCGGCGAGGAAGATGTGGTGTTCGGAGTCGGAGATGCCGCTGGAGGGCTGGACGTAGACCAGGGGCCGCAGCGGGCCGACCCGCCATCCGGTCTCCTCCTCCACCTCGCGGGCCGCCGCGGCCTGGGGGCTCTCCCCGTCCTTGATGCCGCCGATGGGGATCTCATAGCCCTAGGTGTCGGTGATGAACCGGTGCCGCCACAGCAGCAGCACCTCGCCGCGGCCGTTGAGCACCACCGCCCCGGCTCCGGGGGCGGAGCGGATCAGGCGGTGGGACAGGTGGCGTCCGCCGGTGATCTCCACGTCGGCGAGCCGGATGTCCAGCCACCGGTCCTGGTACAGCGGTTTCTCCGAGTGGACGATCCAACGCATGCCGCAACCCCCGATCCCGACGGCCCTCTACCGCGTCCAGACAATCACAGGACAAGGGCCAGCTCCGCATCAACCTGCTCGCGGAATTCCCGAACCTCCGGGGTGCTGCTGCGCCCCAGTGCCGATTGGACGGAGCGGATCCGATCGTGCAGACGACCGGACTCCACACCGCGGATCCGGAGCAGCGCCTCCCGCGCCGGCTCCAGGGCTTCGTCGGCGCTTCCCGACTGCGCGCGGATAACAGCCAGACCCGCGTAGCGGTGGACCTGGCCCCGCAGATGAGCAGCATCAGCAGTCTCAAGGCTCTCCAGAGCGTACTCTTCGGCCGCCTTCAGGTCACCGAGTCGGCGCAGAGCTTCGGAGAACTGGGTCTCCATGAGCCCTGGCTGCACGTAGCTGGTTTCGGACGGCTCCTCGCCGTAGCGGATTCGGTTGGCCGCCGCTTCGGAAAGGCCCATCTGCTCGTGGCAGGCAGCGCGATCCCCCAGACGCGCGTAGGCCCGTGCCTGCATGGACCGCAGATCGGAGACAAGGGCGGGACTGAGGCGTCCGCGGCCCGCTCCGAGCGCGGTTTCCGTGTACTGGACAACCAGCGGGTACCTGCTCATACTCATCGCCTGGTTGGCCAGCAGAGCCACTACATAGCCGCCGAATCCACGGTCTCCTGATGCCTTGGCCATGTGAAGCGCAGCGCGAAAGTACTTTCGGGCCAGAACCTGATCTCGCGCGTCGTAGGCGCAGATCCCGGCCAGTGCGGTGAGGCTCCCCGCCGTCCGGAACAGACGCCTGCCCACTTCGTCGGTGCAGGAGGCGCTGAGCACCGGCATGACACGGGTGGCGAGGAACCGGGCCAGACGGGGCCGTACCGGTATGCCGCCCACACGCCGGTACATCTCCTCGTAGTGCGACCGAGCACTGCGCAGCCTGGCCAGGTCTCCTTCTCCGAACCGGCCGCCCAGCCCGGCGCTACCGAGGCCGGTTCCCCGAACCTTCTCCGCCGCTTCGCCATCCAGGACAGTGCGGAAGGACGGTACCAGGGCTTCTGCCAATCCCTCCGCGCCATACAGCAGCGGAGCCGCCGACAGGACAGGTTGCGGCGCTTCAAGGCCTTCCCAGGCTCGACGTCTGCGGTCAGGGTCGCGCAGGGTGCGTTTGCCGGACTCCAGACGCGAGACCATGCCCTGCGACAGGCCGACCAGGTGAGCGATGGCCTCCTGGGTCAGGTCGGTGTGGCGCCGCAGCAGCCGCACCACCCGCACGACATCCCCGGCAGCCACTGCTTCACGAACTTCCGCATACTCCCAGAAACTACATGGAACACACGCGCATTCATTCTTCTGGCGATTATGTCCACAATTGGGGCATATTATTCACTTCATCCTCCTGGCGGATAGCTTACGAGTGTTTCCAGAACAGCCGGAGGAGTTCATGACGGGTCGATGACCGTCATGGCATGGATTTTCGCAGTCTGCTCCTTTTCGGTGGCGCTAGGGTTTCCTTGTGGCTGACTCTCCGATTCGCACCAGGTTCGCTCCCTCCCCTACCGGCATGTTCCACGTGGGCAACGCCCGGTCACTGCTGCTGAACTGGGTGGTCGCGCGACAATCCGGCGGGACCATGGTGCTGCGGATCGAGGACACCGACGCCGCCCGCTCCCGCCCAGAGTGGACCGAGGGCATTCTGGCTGCCATGGCCTGGCTGGGCGTGGACGACATCCAGTACGAGGGCCCCTACTTCCAGACCGACGACGCCGCCAAGCACACCGAGGCCGCCCAGCGCCTGTTCAAAGAAGGCCTGGCCTACTACTGCGACTGCACCCGCGAGCAGGTGCAGCAGCGCCGCGACAACCCCAACCTCGGCTACGACGGGTTCTGCCGGAATCGGGGCCTGGAGGCCGCTGCGGGCCGGGCGCTGCGCTTCCGCATCCCCGAGGGCGGCACCACGGTGGTCGACGACCAGATCCGGGGCCGGGTGGAGTTCCCGCACGCCGCGCTGGAGGACTTCGTCATCGCCCGCGGCGACGGCTCGGCGTGTTCGTGCTGGCCAACGTGGTCGACGACGCCGAGATGGGCATCACCCACGTCATCCGCGGCAAGGAGCACCTGCCCAACACCCCCAAGCAGCAACTGCTGTGGCAGGCACTGGGACACACCCCGCCGGTGTGGGCGCACGCGCCCGTGCTGGTCAACGACAGGCGGCAGAAGCTATCCAAGCGCCGCGACAAGGTCGCCATAGAGTCCTACCGGGACGAGGGCTTTCTGCCCGAGGCGATGGTCAACTACCCGATGCTGCTACCGGGTGCCGACCACGAGATCATGCCGTTCGACCAGATGGTGCCGCTGTTCGACCTGGCCGACGTCAACTCCTCTCCGGCGTTCTTCGACGAGAAGAAGCAGCGCGCGTTCAACGGCGAGTACATCCGCGCCCTAGACACGGCCGAGTTCGTGAAGCGCTGCACCCCCTATCTGCGCGCCGAGAACGTGCCCTGGCCGACGGACGCCTACGACGCGGCCGTCTTCGCCCAGATCGCGCCGCTGGCCCAAAGCCGCGTCTCCGTGCTCGGTGAGATCGTCGCCTACGCCGACTTCCTGTTCCTGGAGCAACCGGTGCGGGACGAGAAGAGCTGGGCCAAGGCGATGAAACCCGACACCGCCCGACCGGTGCTCGCCGATACGCTCGACCGCTTCAGCGAGGCGGCGCTGGTCTGGGAGGCCGCCGCGCTGAAGACCGCGGTGGAGGAGGTCGGGGCCGCCCACGGCCTCAAACCCGGTAAGGCCCAGGCCCCGGTGCGGGTCGCCGTGACCGGCCGCACCGTCGGACTGCCGCTGTTCGAGTCACTGGAACTGCTCGGCCGCGACCGCACCCTGCGCCGGATTCAGGCCGCCCTGGACCGGCTGAACACCTGACGCGCCGCCCTGGTCCTGGCCAGGACCAGGGCCCGGGGCAGAACCGTTACCAGTCCGGTCGGCTCGGGGCCGTGGACACGCCCGGTGAGGACCCAGCGCACCTCCCGTGGTGGCTTGCCGACCGCTGTTCCCGCGCTCCAGGAGTCGAGCCACCGCAGTGCCCATTCCGCCTGCTCTGGCGGAGCCTCGTACTCGACCTCGGCACGGGAAAGCCTCTCACAGAGGCTGAGCCGCTGGTGGAGCGGTCTTCGGTAGTGGGACGCGACCCAGGACACGACCTGCGGCGGGCCCGGCGCTCCCCTGTCACGCAACTCCCGCGCCGA is a genomic window containing:
- a CDS encoding helix-turn-helix domain-containing protein, with product MVRLLRRHTDLTQEAIAHLVGLSQGMVSRLESGKRTLRDPDRRRRAWEGLEAPQPVLSAAPLLYGAEGLAEALVPSFRTVLDGEAAEKVRGTGLGSAGLGGRFGEGDLARLRSARSHYEEMYRRVGGIPVRPRLARFLATRVMPVLSASCTDEVGRRLFRTAGSLTALAGICAYDARDQVLARKYFRAALHMAKASGDRGFGGYVVALLANQAMSMSRYPLVVQYTETALGAGRGRLSPALVSDLRSMQARAYARLGDRAACHEQMGLSEAAANRIRYGEEPSETSYVQPGLMETQFSEALRRLGDLKAAEEYALESLETADAAHLRGQVHRYAGLAVIRAQSGSADEALEPAREALLRIRGVESGRLHDRIRSVQSALGRSSTPEVREFREQVDAELALVL
- a CDS encoding lantibiotic dehydratase yields the protein MYRFVDAAVVRAAACRPGSVPLWPDLTDDTEEHLASWVDWLRQVWASDRFAAGVEVASPDLARRVHEVCEGRRVRRREVRRAVLSLARYLLRTESRATPFGLFSGVAPARFGSAPAVRFGEEHRAVARVDSAWLDGVVTRLEAIPELSRRLLVVRNNLAFVRDGRLVVGCHQQSGAVRGAEPVEVSVRYTEAVHTVFQAVQTPVRLGDLADKLASDFPERPDSVINGMLAGLVAQRLLVTSVRPPMIGPRLDGSGAGGNLTPHYDTDNGRWDGDTEYDRAVGPNQHLPSGWPAYGADGNGDGSADPHNVYDSALASARELCLSAGGAGVDFTDRGQLADALFRYNRSHAYVADVLAAVDRFDTRTPLNPGAGGGSEAGQAAAAWALRQVGKPYVWGGTGPHGFDCSGLTQAAWAAAGVSIPRVTTDQVRIGIPVGLDELQPGDLLFYDTGSGPSPSHVTMYVGDGQMVNAPSTGQTIRVEPVQSDYYSPRFTAARRPA
- the fxlM gene encoding methyltransferase, FxLD system, whose amino-acid sequence is MSERQDTNTRTTGETDRAEELREKMVGELRDLGAVRSGSVAAAFSTVPRHLFAPGEPLERAYATMTTLHRKQNGSGAATSVVSASEIQAAMLEQARIEPGMRVLEIGSGGYNAALIAELVGRTGKVVSADIDPEIADRARRYLDAAGYGRVDVVLGDAAYGVPEHAPFDRIIVTAGAWDIPPAWTGQLAEAGRIVVPLRMRGLTRSVAFEREGDRLVSRDYRLCAFVPMQGAGAHSEQVVALDEGRVSLLIDTGQPVDAAGLRKALLGPRTERWGGMEFGDGEPLHGLDLWIATAVDGFGLVKATKEAVDSGLASRSALYGGKAIVAGNSFAYRASARPVNESRTRFEFGAYAHGPEAERLAEEYIDHIRTWDRDHRGGSGARIEVFPAATPDAELPAGRIIDKNHTRIVISWP
- a CDS encoding FxLD family lanthipeptide, producing MTIQTPQTVIGVEDPQFDLDISIVESGPVISDLMRLTDDGCGTTCESACPAQSGC